In Candidatus Thorarchaeota archaeon, the following are encoded in one genomic region:
- the hycI gene encoding hydrogenase maturation peptidase HycI: MCPDSIEATLSAFLDEATRVAVLGIGNDLRTDDGVGLFIVEHLGIDNPCALVKNVGSVPEAFTSSLTDFGAERVILVDAADMRKHPGHVELITRERIGGMAISTHGMPLSLLMMYLEQETGAKTVLLGIQPQSIAFGEGLTPPVQVAAENLIKLLERILSHHLEDKTCLGQ, encoded by the coding sequence ATGTGCCCAGACTCGATAGAAGCCACATTGTCTGCTTTCCTAGACGAAGCCACGAGAGTTGCGGTTCTAGGCATAGGAAACGACTTGCGAACTGATGATGGTGTTGGACTGTTCATTGTTGAACATCTTGGGATTGACAACCCGTGTGCACTTGTGAAAAACGTCGGGTCAGTACCAGAGGCATTCACCAGTTCCCTTACTGACTTTGGAGCCGAACGAGTGATTCTGGTGGATGCCGCAGATATGAGGAAGCACCCGGGTCACGTAGAGCTGATTACGCGAGAACGGATTGGAGGAATGGCGATAAGTACCCATGGTATGCCTCTCTCGCTATTGATGATGTACCTTGAGCAGGAAACGGGCGCCAAGACCGTGCTTCTGGGGATTCAGCCTCAGAGCATTGCGTTCGGTGAGGGCCTGACTCCCCCTGTACAAGTGGCCGCTGAGAATCTTATTAAGCTTCTAGAACGCATCCTGAGTCATCATCTGGAGGACAAGACGTGTTTAGGACAATAG